One window of the Herbiconiux sp. L3-i23 genome contains the following:
- a CDS encoding HAD family phosphatase, protein MVRPVGAVAFFDIDNTLLRGASLFHLARGMHRGGLVSNRDIARFAWKARHFASRGENLSHLDEIRARALQLAAGISVVRIDAIARDIYENYTESALWPKSVALARQHIADGHEVWLLSATPQVLAGLIAERLGLTGAVGTRLIEADGHYTGEIDGSVMHGAAKAVVAAQLAERAGVAPADCFAYSDSHNDLPLLGFAGHPTAVNPDRALRAHAVAAGWPLLEHRGRRKTLGR, encoded by the coding sequence CGGTCGGCGCAGTCGCGTTCTTCGACATCGACAACACGCTGCTTCGCGGAGCATCGCTGTTCCACCTGGCGCGCGGGATGCACCGCGGAGGTCTCGTCTCCAACCGCGACATCGCCCGTTTCGCCTGGAAGGCCCGCCATTTCGCCAGCCGCGGCGAGAACCTGTCGCACCTCGACGAGATCCGCGCCCGCGCGCTGCAGCTCGCCGCGGGCATCTCCGTGGTGCGGATCGACGCGATCGCCCGCGATATCTACGAGAACTACACCGAGTCGGCGCTGTGGCCGAAGAGCGTCGCCCTCGCTCGGCAGCACATCGCCGACGGTCACGAGGTGTGGCTGCTGTCCGCGACCCCGCAGGTGCTCGCCGGCCTCATCGCCGAACGGCTCGGTCTCACCGGAGCGGTCGGCACCCGGCTCATCGAGGCGGACGGGCACTACACGGGTGAGATCGACGGCTCGGTGATGCACGGCGCCGCGAAGGCAGTCGTTGCCGCGCAGCTCGCCGAGCGCGCCGGCGTTGCCCCCGCCGACTGCTTCGCCTACAGCGACTCGCACAACGACCTCCCGCTGCTCGGCTTCGCCGGTCACCCGACCGCCGTCAACCCCGACCGTGCTCTGCGCGCGCACGCGGTCGCCGCGGGATGGCCGCTCCTCGAGCACCGAGGCCGCCGCAAGACGCTCGGCCGCTGA
- a CDS encoding 3,4-dioxygenase subunit beta, with protein sequence MAKRSTREWRDPHGEEIDEEDRGLVYDVQTLVDRRRVLGLFGGISATALLAACAPLTGTTRTTASTPSSTSTPSPTATSATSPLTEVPDETGGPYPADGSNGVNVLDDSGIVRSDIRSSFGSSTTVAEGVPLTIQLGVRDAATGAALTGAAVYLWHCDRAGNYSLYSNGLANENYLRGVQEVDANGTVTFTSIFPACYSGRWPHIHFEVYSDVATAVASGPIVKTSQIALPVEACTAVYATSGYEQSVRNVAQVSLGSDNVFGDDGGIHQIATMSGSVAAGYTAALTVGV encoded by the coding sequence ATGGCGAAGAGAAGCACCCGCGAGTGGCGGGACCCGCACGGCGAGGAGATCGACGAGGAGGATCGCGGCCTCGTCTACGACGTGCAGACCCTGGTCGACCGGCGGCGCGTGCTCGGTCTGTTCGGCGGGATCTCTGCGACAGCGCTGCTCGCGGCGTGCGCTCCCCTCACCGGCACCACGAGGACGACCGCCTCCACGCCGTCGAGCACGTCGACCCCGTCACCGACGGCGACGTCGGCCACCTCCCCGCTGACCGAGGTGCCCGACGAGACCGGCGGCCCGTATCCCGCCGACGGGTCGAACGGCGTCAACGTGCTCGACGACTCCGGCATCGTGCGCAGCGACATCCGGTCGAGCTTCGGATCATCAACGACCGTCGCCGAGGGCGTTCCGTTGACCATTCAGCTGGGGGTGCGCGACGCCGCAACCGGAGCCGCCCTCACCGGCGCGGCGGTGTACCTGTGGCACTGCGACCGCGCCGGGAACTACTCGCTCTACAGCAACGGCCTCGCGAACGAGAACTACCTGCGCGGGGTGCAGGAGGTCGACGCGAACGGCACCGTCACCTTCACGTCGATCTTCCCCGCCTGCTACTCGGGACGCTGGCCGCACATCCACTTCGAGGTGTACTCCGACGTCGCGACCGCCGTCGCGTCGGGACCCATCGTGAAGACGTCGCAGATCGCGCTGCCGGTCGAAGCGTGCACCGCAGTGTACGCGACGAGCGGGTATGAGCAGAGCGTCCGCAACGTCGCGCAGGTGTCCCTCGGATCCGACAACGTCTTCGGCGACGACGGCGGCATCCACCAGATCGCGACCATGTCCGGATCCGTCGCCGCCGGGTACACGGCGGCGCTCACCGTCGGGGTGTAG
- a CDS encoding VOC family protein translates to MTTPPHTYPTGVPSWIDLERVDTRAATTFYSAVLGWEFTVATPPGVEPQYLVATLDGADAAAISGPTEADSQWNTYIAVDDVETYEKKVEAAGGSVLVPAQDIGPAGRLAVCADPAGAEFRLWQAKNRLGVQVTNIPGAWNFSILDTPDPRAALQFYSAVFGWTSIGSDSALGDLMVAQPGYGQHLTDTVDPDIFERQVGAPEGFADVVAGIGPSIDGEPARWRVQFSVEDREAAIASATELGATVVSTRETDWTHEALIRDPAGAVFTASQFVRA, encoded by the coding sequence ATGACCACTCCCCCGCACACCTACCCGACCGGCGTCCCCAGTTGGATCGACCTCGAACGCGTCGACACCCGCGCCGCCACCACCTTCTACAGCGCGGTGCTCGGCTGGGAGTTCACCGTCGCAACTCCTCCGGGCGTAGAGCCGCAGTACCTGGTCGCGACCCTCGACGGCGCGGACGCCGCGGCGATCAGCGGGCCGACCGAGGCCGACTCGCAGTGGAACACCTATATCGCCGTCGACGACGTCGAGACCTACGAGAAGAAGGTCGAAGCGGCGGGCGGCAGCGTGCTCGTTCCGGCCCAAGACATCGGTCCCGCCGGCCGGCTCGCCGTCTGCGCCGACCCCGCGGGGGCCGAATTCCGGCTCTGGCAGGCGAAGAACCGGCTCGGCGTGCAGGTCACCAACATTCCCGGTGCGTGGAACTTCAGCATCCTCGACACCCCCGACCCGCGGGCCGCCTTGCAGTTCTACTCCGCGGTGTTCGGCTGGACGTCGATCGGTTCCGACTCGGCGCTCGGCGATCTGATGGTCGCGCAGCCGGGCTACGGGCAGCACCTCACCGACACCGTCGACCCCGACATCTTCGAGCGACAGGTCGGCGCACCCGAGGGGTTCGCCGATGTTGTCGCGGGCATCGGTCCGAGCATCGATGGGGAGCCTGCGCGCTGGCGGGTGCAGTTCTCGGTCGAGGACCGCGAGGCGGCGATCGCGTCGGCGACGGAACTCGGTGCCACCGTCGTGTCCACTCGGGAGACCGACTGGACCCACGAAGCACTCATCCGCGACCCCGCCGGCGCCGTCTTCACCGCCAGCCAGTTCGTCCGCGCCTGA
- a CDS encoding gamma-glutamyl-gamma-aminobutyrate hydrolase family protein, whose translation MMTVRRVAVLHVTESRETNPRYQRLADELNLSALATIRSLGWQPRLHASGDASVTATLEVVRASDLVVIVGGEDVHPDFYGGPLDYVGGGNHREAADEAQLAAIAEAATIGVPVLGICRGHQIVNVAFGGDLIQHLDDTDHHRVDRPGAGSFTRHTVDLAGGRLRGAIRPGEEVQSSHHQAVARLGRGLSAAASSEDGIVEAIAHDDLPILGVQWHPEHHGAPTDQFGRLLRHLDAHAA comes from the coding sequence ATGATGACAGTACGTCGCGTCGCCGTCCTGCACGTCACCGAGTCGCGCGAGACGAACCCGCGGTACCAGCGGCTCGCCGACGAGCTCAACCTCTCGGCACTCGCCACCATCCGCTCGCTCGGGTGGCAGCCGCGGCTGCACGCCAGCGGCGACGCATCCGTCACGGCCACCCTCGAGGTCGTCCGCGCCAGCGACCTCGTCGTCATCGTCGGCGGCGAAGACGTGCACCCCGACTTCTACGGCGGCCCTCTCGACTACGTCGGCGGCGGAAACCACCGCGAGGCGGCCGACGAGGCGCAGCTCGCCGCGATCGCCGAAGCGGCCACCATCGGGGTACCCGTGCTCGGCATCTGCCGCGGGCACCAGATCGTCAACGTCGCGTTCGGCGGCGACCTCATCCAGCACCTCGACGACACCGACCACCACCGCGTCGACCGTCCCGGCGCCGGCTCCTTCACCCGCCACACCGTCGACCTCGCGGGCGGGCGGCTCCGTGGTGCCATCCGACCCGGCGAAGAGGTGCAGAGCTCGCACCACCAGGCGGTCGCCCGGCTCGGTCGCGGGCTCAGCGCCGCCGCATCGAGCGAGGACGGCATCGTCGAAGCCATCGCGCACGACGATCTCCCGATCCTCGGCGTGCAGTGGCACCCCGAGCACCACGGCGCCCCGACCGACCAGTTCGGCCGACTGCTCCGACACCTCGACGCCCACGCCGCCTGA
- a CDS encoding SDR family oxidoreductase, with the protein MDIPAQQQPVPGTEADLTPTADHGEQSYQGRGLLEGKVALITGGDSGIGKAVAIAYAREGADIAISYLSEEEDAKDTAHWVEQAGRRAILLPGDVADPDQCRYLVQKTVEDLGGLDILVSNAAFQMSRPSLQETPDEEWDFTVATNLSAFFHLSKAAEPHLKAGSAVIATSSIQSDSPSPDLLPYAMTKAGLASMIASLAQLWGEKGIRVNAVAPGPIWTPLIPATMPPEKVEDFGGDTPLGRAGLPAELAPAYVLLASDEGSYISGAVLPVTGGKPILGA; encoded by the coding sequence ATGGACATCCCCGCCCAGCAACAGCCGGTGCCCGGCACCGAGGCCGACCTGACGCCCACCGCCGACCACGGCGAGCAGAGCTACCAGGGGCGCGGCCTGCTCGAGGGCAAGGTGGCGCTCATCACCGGCGGCGACAGCGGCATCGGCAAAGCCGTCGCCATCGCCTACGCCCGCGAGGGCGCCGACATCGCGATCTCCTACCTCTCGGAGGAGGAGGACGCGAAGGACACCGCGCACTGGGTGGAGCAGGCCGGCCGCCGCGCCATCCTGCTGCCCGGCGACGTCGCAGACCCCGACCAGTGCCGCTACCTCGTGCAGAAGACCGTCGAAGACCTCGGCGGACTCGACATCCTGGTCAGCAACGCCGCCTTCCAGATGTCGCGGCCGAGCCTGCAGGAGACCCCCGACGAGGAGTGGGACTTCACGGTCGCGACGAACCTCAGCGCGTTCTTCCACCTGTCGAAGGCCGCCGAGCCCCACCTGAAGGCCGGGTCGGCCGTCATCGCCACGTCGTCGATCCAGTCCGACTCGCCGAGCCCCGACCTGCTGCCCTACGCGATGACGAAGGCCGGGCTCGCGAGCATGATCGCGTCGCTCGCCCAGCTGTGGGGCGAGAAGGGCATCCGCGTCAACGCGGTCGCGCCGGGACCGATCTGGACGCCGCTCATCCCCGCGACCATGCCTCCCGAGAAGGTCGAGGACTTCGGCGGCGACACCCCGCTCGGTCGAGCGGGCCTGCCCGCCGAGCTTGCTCCCGCCTATGTGCTGCTCGCCTCGGATGAGGGCAGCTACATCTCCGGCGCGGTGCTGCCCGTCACCGGCGGGAAACCGATTCTCGGAGCCTGA
- a CDS encoding DIP1984 family protein encodes MRLAEALMERGDLQKRIEQLRARIAANARYQEGEEPGEDAAALLLEAIAAVDALGVLVARINATNAITRGASDLTVTDLLASRDTLRMQHSLLTSAADAATGASGFRQLRSELRTVSALPAGELRLRADEVAKRLREVDSEIQRINWEADLLGE; translated from the coding sequence ATGCGTCTAGCCGAAGCTCTGATGGAACGCGGTGACTTGCAGAAGCGCATCGAGCAGCTGCGCGCACGCATCGCGGCGAACGCCCGCTACCAGGAGGGCGAGGAGCCCGGTGAGGATGCGGCCGCACTGTTGCTCGAGGCGATCGCCGCGGTCGACGCCCTCGGGGTGCTGGTCGCGCGCATCAACGCCACCAACGCGATCACTCGCGGCGCGTCCGATCTGACCGTCACCGACCTGCTCGCCTCGCGGGACACACTGCGGATGCAGCACTCGCTGCTGACCTCCGCCGCCGATGCGGCGACCGGTGCGAGCGGGTTCCGTCAGCTGCGCAGCGAACTGCGCACCGTCTCAGCACTGCCCGCGGGCGAGCTGCGCCTCCGCGCCGACGAGGTCGCGAAGCGTCTGCGCGAGGTCGACAGCGAGATCCAACGCATCAACTGGGAGGCCGACCTGCTGGGCGAGTGA
- a CDS encoding heme-degrading domain-containing protein, giving the protein MTDDALPVFTIESLEPQLALLRLRSFDQDDAYALGTIAAEMIRDRGLVMAVQIVIGEHVVYKAALNGVSGDTADWLRRKSNTAKRRGEPSLLVRRRLEAEGHTLADGGLDEADFAAHGGAVPIFVDDELVATITTSGEPDVIDHEVAIAAAMEFVAR; this is encoded by the coding sequence ATGACCGACGATGCGCTGCCCGTGTTCACGATCGAGAGCCTCGAGCCGCAGCTCGCGCTGCTGCGCCTGCGCTCGTTCGACCAGGACGACGCGTACGCCCTCGGCACCATCGCCGCCGAGATGATCCGCGACCGGGGGCTCGTCATGGCGGTGCAGATCGTGATCGGCGAGCACGTCGTCTACAAGGCCGCGCTGAACGGGGTCTCGGGCGACACCGCCGACTGGCTGCGCCGCAAGTCGAACACGGCGAAGCGCCGGGGCGAGCCGTCGCTGCTCGTCCGCCGCCGCCTCGAGGCCGAGGGGCACACGCTCGCCGACGGCGGCCTCGACGAGGCCGACTTCGCCGCGCACGGCGGCGCCGTGCCGATCTTCGTCGACGACGAGCTGGTCGCGACCATCACTACCTCGGGCGAACCGGACGTCATCGATCACGAGGTCGCCATCGCCGCGGCGATGGAGTTCGTCGCCCGCTGA
- the mftG gene encoding mycofactocin system GMC family oxidoreductase MftG, translating into MRDGWDVIVVGAGAAGSALAARLSENPDRRVLVLEAGRVPTDVAGFGSALLDAARVPGADPRTEEVWRYPVRLTSDRDYTVLRGRMLGGSMAVNGGYFIRPRRIDLERWAEAGGDAWRYPNVLPVLRRMERDLDYGASALHGDAGPIPVSRPRADDAWSRAFADAARSMGHVDEVDKNAEGPIGVGPVPMNVADGVRWNAGAAYLLPAMGRSNLEVRGDENVHRIRIENGRAVGVEVVRAGRVELIEAGEVVLCAGAFGSAALLFRSGVGPADALTSAGVEVVADSPVGTSFADHPQVIVEAARSAPLEVSERWLSHALNLRTEHRGEAGEAEILQSSTPLAVLAGDDSDGAELPLPLLVSLQVSRSRGTLRLDPRDPNGPPIIDYQYLSEQADRAGLRDAVRIAAGLLASDAMQDVGVRNAEPALLDSDDDRLDSWIGARLGTSVHASATAPMGSESDPAAVVDGSGRVHGVTGLRVADTSILPDTPRRGPAASAVLVGEVIARAMR; encoded by the coding sequence ATGCGGGACGGGTGGGATGTCATCGTCGTGGGCGCCGGTGCGGCCGGGTCGGCACTCGCCGCGCGGCTGTCCGAGAACCCCGATCGACGTGTCCTGGTGCTCGAGGCGGGGCGGGTGCCGACCGACGTGGCCGGTTTTGGCTCGGCGCTGCTCGATGCGGCGCGGGTCCCCGGCGCCGATCCGCGCACGGAGGAGGTGTGGCGGTACCCGGTCCGGCTGACGTCCGATCGCGACTACACGGTGCTGCGCGGGCGGATGCTCGGAGGCTCCATGGCGGTGAACGGCGGCTACTTCATCCGCCCGCGCCGCATCGACCTCGAACGGTGGGCGGAGGCGGGAGGCGACGCGTGGCGATACCCGAACGTCCTGCCGGTGCTGCGGCGGATGGAACGGGACCTCGACTACGGTGCGTCCGCCCTGCACGGCGACGCCGGCCCGATCCCCGTCAGCAGACCCCGAGCGGATGATGCGTGGTCGCGGGCGTTCGCCGATGCCGCCCGTTCGATGGGTCACGTCGACGAGGTCGACAAGAACGCCGAGGGTCCTATCGGTGTGGGGCCGGTGCCGATGAACGTGGCCGATGGCGTGCGCTGGAATGCGGGAGCCGCCTACCTGCTTCCCGCGATGGGCCGATCGAATCTGGAGGTCCGCGGCGACGAGAACGTCCACCGCATCCGAATCGAGAACGGCCGGGCGGTCGGCGTGGAGGTCGTTCGCGCCGGTCGGGTGGAGCTGATCGAGGCGGGAGAGGTCGTGCTGTGCGCGGGCGCGTTCGGCAGCGCCGCGCTGCTTTTTCGGTCGGGAGTCGGGCCCGCCGACGCACTGACCTCAGCCGGGGTCGAGGTCGTCGCTGATTCGCCGGTCGGCACCTCGTTCGCCGATCACCCGCAGGTCATCGTCGAGGCGGCTCGGTCGGCGCCGCTCGAGGTGTCGGAGCGGTGGCTCTCTCACGCTCTGAATCTGCGCACAGAGCATCGCGGCGAGGCGGGCGAAGCCGAGATCCTGCAATCGTCGACCCCTCTCGCCGTTCTCGCAGGCGACGACTCCGACGGCGCGGAGTTGCCGTTGCCGTTATTGGTGTCCCTGCAGGTGTCGCGGTCGCGCGGAACACTCCGGCTCGACCCGCGAGATCCGAACGGGCCGCCGATCATCGATTACCAGTACCTGAGCGAGCAGGCCGATCGAGCGGGGCTGCGCGACGCCGTTCGGATTGCCGCGGGGCTGCTCGCGAGCGACGCCATGCAGGACGTCGGTGTTCGGAACGCCGAACCGGCGCTGCTCGACTCGGACGACGACCGGCTCGACTCGTGGATCGGGGCGCGCCTCGGTACCTCGGTGCATGCGAGCGCCACCGCACCGATGGGGTCGGAAAGCGACCCCGCGGCTGTCGTCGACGGCAGCGGACGGGTGCACGGGGTCACCGGACTCCGGGTGGCGGACACGTCGATCCTGCCCGACACCCCGCGCCGCGGCCCTGCCGCCTCTGCGGTGCTGGTCGGCGAGGTGATCGCTCGGGCGATGCGGTAA
- the mftR gene encoding mycofactocin system transcriptional regulator (MftR, the mycofactocin system transcriptional regulator, is an uncharacterized TetR family DNA-binding transcription factor. Its role is inferred by context. It occurs as part of the biosynthesis locus for mycofactocin, a partially characterized electron carrier derived from the terminal Val-Tyr dipeptide of the precursor peptide MftA, through a radical SAM enzyme-mediated process.): MSEADPSVPRPRTGRQRSTTVTELSHIGLALFIENGFDATTVDDIATAAGIGRRTFFRYFSSKNDLPWGEFEDLLDSMRDYLASVPPEVPLIDALHAAVIEFNAFPDEEIEYHRQRMTLLLNVPSLVAHSTLRYASWRQVIAEYAAERLGLSADDLEPQTLGWALLSLSLSAYEQWLRHDDADLATLIDAAFAVFERHQLRRD, translated from the coding sequence ATGAGTGAGGCGGATCCGTCGGTTCCTCGCCCCCGGACCGGGCGGCAACGATCGACCACCGTCACCGAGCTGAGCCACATCGGGCTCGCACTGTTCATCGAGAACGGCTTCGATGCCACGACGGTCGACGACATCGCCACAGCGGCCGGAATCGGGCGACGCACCTTCTTCCGCTATTTCTCATCGAAGAACGACCTGCCGTGGGGCGAGTTCGAGGACCTGCTCGACTCGATGCGCGACTACCTCGCGTCCGTGCCGCCGGAGGTGCCGCTGATCGACGCCCTGCACGCGGCGGTCATCGAGTTCAACGCGTTCCCCGACGAGGAGATCGAGTACCACCGCCAGCGAATGACGCTGCTGCTGAACGTTCCCTCGCTCGTCGCCCATTCGACCCTCCGCTACGCCTCGTGGCGGCAGGTGATCGCCGAGTACGCAGCCGAGCGTCTCGGCCTCTCCGCCGACGACCTCGAGCCGCAGACCCTCGGCTGGGCACTACTCTCGCTCTCGCTTTCGGCCTACGAGCAGTGGCTCCGGCACGACGACGCGGATCTCGCGACGCTGATTGACGCGGCGTTCGCCGTGTTCGAACGACACCAGCTGAGGCGCGACTGA
- a CDS encoding mycofactocin-coupled SDR family oxidoreductase produces MGRVEGKVAFVTGAARGQGRSHALRLAQEGADIIAVDIAEHIPNIAYPSPTEEDLAETVRQVEALDRRIIATKADVRDRGALKKAIDDGVAELGHLDIVVANAGICVVADWQNTTEDIWDQTVDTNLKGVWNTISLTAPHLIEAGGGSMILTSSAAGLKGLPFLSAYVAAKHGVVGLMRAYATELAQHNIRVNTIHPTGVETPMGEMGNAFGPLLEKNPAVGGMLANLLPIQSTKPVDQSNAVLFLASDEARYITSLAMTVDAGNTQY; encoded by the coding sequence ATGGGGCGTGTTGAAGGAAAAGTCGCGTTCGTCACCGGGGCAGCTCGTGGTCAAGGGCGTTCGCACGCGCTGCGACTGGCGCAGGAGGGCGCCGACATCATCGCGGTCGACATCGCGGAGCACATTCCGAACATCGCCTACCCGTCCCCGACCGAGGAGGACCTCGCTGAGACGGTGCGGCAGGTCGAAGCGCTCGACCGTCGCATTATCGCCACGAAGGCGGACGTCCGCGATCGGGGAGCGTTGAAGAAGGCGATCGACGACGGCGTGGCCGAGCTCGGACATCTCGACATCGTGGTCGCCAACGCCGGAATCTGCGTTGTCGCCGATTGGCAGAACACCACGGAAGACATCTGGGATCAGACCGTCGACACGAACCTCAAGGGTGTCTGGAACACGATCTCGCTCACCGCCCCGCACCTCATCGAAGCCGGCGGCGGATCGATGATCCTGACCAGCTCGGCCGCCGGGCTCAAGGGCCTGCCGTTCCTCAGCGCCTACGTTGCAGCGAAGCACGGTGTCGTCGGTCTCATGCGGGCCTACGCGACCGAATTGGCTCAGCACAACATCCGCGTCAACACCATCCACCCGACAGGCGTCGAGACGCCGATGGGTGAGATGGGCAACGCCTTCGGTCCGCTGCTCGAGAAGAACCCGGCCGTGGGCGGCATGCTCGCCAATCTGCTGCCGATCCAGAGCACCAAGCCGGTCGACCAGAGCAACGCGGTGCTGTTCCTCGCCTCCGACGAGGCCCGTTACATCACCTCGCTCGCCATGACGGTGGACGCCGGCAACACGCAGTACTGA
- a CDS encoding mycofactocin-coupled SDR family oxidoreductase, with protein sequence MGNTLEGRVAFITGAARGQGRSHAIRLAQEGADIIAIDINAQIESVKYPMSTPEDMEETVRQVEALDRRIVARTADVRDRAALQAVFDEGTAELGPVDIVLGNAGIAPMSMSPTEQEWFDVLDVNLTGVYNTVEVAKPSMIEGGRGGAIVLTSSTAGIAGIGGNSPGGLGYTAAKHGVVGLMRAYANQLAEYSIRVNTIHPTGVNTPMVMNDVIQEFLQSDPSMSQAIQNALPVPMIEAVDLSNAILFLVSDAARYITGVTLPVDAGFLNKK encoded by the coding sequence ATGGGCAACACACTCGAAGGCAGAGTCGCCTTCATCACCGGTGCGGCGCGCGGTCAGGGCCGCAGCCACGCCATCCGGCTCGCGCAAGAGGGAGCCGACATCATCGCGATCGACATCAATGCGCAGATCGAGAGCGTCAAGTACCCGATGTCGACACCGGAGGACATGGAGGAGACGGTCCGGCAGGTCGAAGCGCTCGACCGGCGGATCGTCGCCCGCACCGCCGATGTGCGCGACCGGGCCGCACTGCAGGCGGTGTTCGACGAGGGCACCGCGGAGCTGGGTCCAGTCGACATCGTGCTCGGCAACGCCGGCATCGCGCCCATGTCGATGTCTCCCACCGAGCAAGAGTGGTTCGACGTCCTCGACGTCAATCTCACCGGCGTCTACAACACCGTCGAGGTCGCCAAGCCGTCGATGATCGAGGGAGGCCGGGGCGGGGCGATCGTGCTCACCAGCTCCACCGCCGGCATCGCGGGCATCGGCGGGAACTCGCCCGGCGGACTCGGCTACACGGCCGCCAAGCACGGGGTCGTCGGCTTGATGCGCGCCTATGCCAATCAGCTGGCCGAGTACAGCATCCGCGTCAACACGATCCACCCGACCGGGGTGAACACGCCGATGGTCATGAACGACGTCATCCAGGAGTTCCTGCAGAGCGACCCGTCCATGTCTCAGGCGATCCAGAACGCACTTCCCGTTCCGATGATCGAGGCGGTCGACCTATCGAACGCGATCCTCTTCCTCGTCTCGGACGCCGCCCGTTACATCACGGGCGTCACCCTGCCGGTCGACGCCGGCTTCCTCAACAAGAAGTGA
- a CDS encoding mycofactocin-coupled SDR family oxidoreductase yields MAGRVEGKVAFITGAARGQGRSHALRLAQEGADIIAIDACEKQPNTPYDGATEEDLQETVRQVEALDRRIVATKADVRDFAQLKGAVDDGVAELGRLDIVSANAGISGMPHLSEEIEDSEWVDMPEVNLNGVWRTCKAAIPHLKANGKKGGSIILTSSDAGLFAYQNISHYVAAKHGVVGLMRTLALELGPHFIRVNSIHPTTVDTPMVQNDDIYRLFRPDLDSPTKQDFADAATQMNSLPIPWVEAVDISNALLFLASDESRYITGVPLPVDAGAAVK; encoded by the coding sequence ATGGCAGGACGAGTCGAAGGCAAAGTCGCCTTCATCACCGGCGCGGCACGCGGACAGGGACGCAGCCACGCGTTGCGACTCGCGCAGGAGGGCGCCGACATCATCGCGATCGACGCCTGCGAGAAGCAGCCGAACACGCCCTACGACGGGGCGACCGAGGAGGACCTGCAGGAGACGGTGCGGCAGGTCGAGGCGCTCGACCGTCGCATCGTGGCGACGAAAGCCGACGTGCGGGACTTCGCGCAGCTGAAGGGCGCCGTCGACGACGGGGTCGCCGAACTCGGCCGGCTCGACATCGTGTCGGCGAACGCGGGGATCAGCGGCATGCCGCACCTCTCGGAGGAGATCGAGGACTCCGAGTGGGTCGACATGCCGGAGGTCAACCTCAACGGAGTGTGGCGCACCTGCAAAGCGGCGATCCCTCACCTGAAGGCGAATGGGAAGAAGGGCGGGTCGATCATCCTCACCAGCTCGGACGCCGGCCTGTTCGCCTACCAGAACATTTCGCACTACGTGGCCGCAAAGCACGGCGTCGTCGGGCTCATGCGTACCTTGGCGCTCGAGCTCGGGCCGCACTTCATCCGCGTGAACAGCATCCACCCGACGACGGTCGACACTCCCATGGTGCAGAACGACGACATCTACAGGCTGTTCCGGCCCGACCTCGACTCGCCGACGAAGCAGGACTTCGCCGACGCGGCCACGCAGATGAACTCCCTCCCGATCCCGTGGGTCGAGGCAGTGGACATCAGCAACGCCCTGTTGTTCCTCGCCTCCGACGAGTCGCGCTACATCACCGGGGTGCCCCTCCCGGTCGATGCGGGCGCGGCGGTGAAGTAG